A genomic region of Ferviditalea candida contains the following coding sequences:
- a CDS encoding Ppx/GppA phosphatase family protein, with translation MKNQRIGIMDIGSNSIRLAIFEQTEFGAHRVIDESKETARLSMQIDDAGNLDKQAVLSVIDTLKHFKMLCQANRTAKIRAVATAAIRSAANSSEILRMIEEKTGLSIELLSGEEEARLGFLGMINTIDIKDGFLVDIGGGSTELTLFKKRGIVRSVSIPFGAVNTTKRFSQDGLVHPEQQKQLQETIELALKDHPWIVEHSGLPLVGVGGTVRSICKMDQKMKKYSYDHMHNYNMAPKDIAYLQNLLPPMPLDQRKRVEGLKKERVDIIGPGIIILNAVLKICEAPAFIVSGAGLRDGIMYETLYPDRPKVEDVLEHSLRNLLALHPSVPAAHVEQVNRIALTLFDHLQDVHCLNDRFRKYLYAASLLYRIGITINYYDYHKHTFYLMAHSRLDGLNHREILICAMIASFKSKSGVRRLYSLFKDILTEPDFNYIVLLGTLLQLARALDRSETQPVVHLEAAKKNEVLELRIQARHSPAVEMREIASLSSLFKKEWGVVPKITLS, from the coding sequence CGTTATCGATGAAAGCAAGGAAACTGCCCGCTTAAGCATGCAAATCGACGATGCCGGAAATCTCGATAAACAGGCCGTTCTGTCGGTTATCGATACATTGAAACACTTCAAAATGCTCTGCCAAGCCAACCGGACGGCCAAAATCAGGGCGGTTGCCACAGCCGCAATACGCTCTGCTGCGAATTCGTCGGAAATTCTCCGGATGATCGAAGAAAAAACAGGTTTATCAATTGAACTGTTGTCGGGAGAAGAGGAAGCCAGGCTTGGATTTTTGGGGATGATCAACACGATTGACATCAAAGACGGATTTCTTGTTGATATCGGAGGCGGGAGTACGGAGCTCACCTTGTTCAAAAAACGCGGCATCGTCCGATCCGTATCGATCCCTTTCGGCGCGGTTAATACAACCAAGCGGTTCAGCCAAGACGGCCTTGTCCATCCGGAGCAGCAAAAACAGCTGCAGGAAACGATCGAGCTCGCTTTAAAAGACCATCCCTGGATTGTCGAGCATTCCGGTCTGCCATTGGTCGGTGTCGGCGGCACTGTGCGAAGCATCTGCAAAATGGACCAAAAGATGAAAAAATATTCCTACGATCATATGCACAATTACAATATGGCGCCCAAAGATATCGCGTATCTGCAAAATTTGCTTCCACCCATGCCGCTTGACCAAAGAAAAAGAGTGGAGGGGCTGAAAAAAGAACGGGTAGACATTATCGGCCCGGGCATCATTATCTTGAACGCCGTGCTCAAGATTTGCGAAGCTCCCGCTTTTATCGTCAGCGGCGCCGGTCTTCGCGACGGCATCATGTATGAAACGCTTTATCCCGACCGGCCGAAGGTGGAGGATGTTCTGGAGCACAGCCTGCGCAATTTGCTGGCGCTGCATCCGTCCGTTCCGGCTGCCCATGTCGAACAGGTCAACCGGATTGCCCTGACGCTGTTTGATCATCTTCAGGATGTTCACTGCCTTAATGACCGTTTCCGCAAATATTTGTACGCCGCTTCACTTTTATACCGTATCGGAATTACGATCAATTATTACGATTACCACAAGCACACCTTTTATTTAATGGCCCACTCCCGGCTGGACGGGCTCAACCACCGGGAAATCCTGATCTGCGCGATGATCGCTTCCTTCAAAAGCAAGAGCGGAGTCCGCCGTCTATACAGCCTATTCAAGGACATCCTGACGGAACCCGATTTCAATTACATTGTCTTACTGGGCACCTTGCTTCAGCTGGCGCGGGCACTCGATCGCAGCGAGACGCAGCCGGTCGTTCATTTGGAAGCCGCGAAAAAAAATGAAGTGCTGGAGCTGCGCATTCAAGCACGGCATAGCCCCGCTGTTGAAATGAGAGAAATCGCGTCCCTATCGTCACTTTTCAAAAAGGAATGGGGAGTCGTCCCAAAAATCACGCTGTCATGA
- a CDS encoding RNA degradosome polyphosphate kinase yields the protein MEKQASRHHVPKSIYINRDLSWIEFNYRVMEEARDLKTPLLERVKFLSIVSSNLDEFMSVRVAGVKDQIKAGFNKVDFSGYTPEKLFSRIVKKTKHMVAKQYAIHKEVIRELAREGIHFVDYDELNSTQQRQMENYYNEIIFPVLTPMAVDQSRPFPLVHTLGVYLAILLKKDADRKEDEPYFAIVQVPSILPRFVQIPTRSNSKKKEFLLLEQIIERQIGSLFSGYTPTAVHAFRLTRNADLTLNEEGAEDLLEEIEKELRNRKWGMPVRLEVEKGIHPYSLELLKEEFEITDNVVEISGPLDLSFLMKFSAALPDFDALRYPKHLPVYPREFDDADDLFEVLRQRDVLVHHPYESFEAVTDFLEQAAHDPDVMAIKMTLYRVSGNSRLIQSLAEAAEEGKQVTVVVELKARFDEERNIAWAKKLEKAGCHVVYGLVGLKTHAKIMLVVRQENNSLRRYVHVGTGNYNDNTAKLYTDLGLFTSNPDIGEDASALFNEITGYSSPYDWKAFAVAPLSLKDRLFERIRREKSAAAEGKPARIIAKMNSLSNQWMVDELYAASQAGVKIDLIIRGVCCLKPGVPGLSDNIRVISIVDRFLEHSRIFYFENEGKPEVWLSSADWMTRNLTRRIELMCPVYDPRLRGMLINILQISLQDNVKARQLQSSGLYSSVKNDLPEYRSQFKFMEIAGWKKAPEFF from the coding sequence GTGGAAAAACAAGCGTCCCGGCATCATGTGCCCAAGTCCATTTACATTAATCGCGATTTGAGCTGGATCGAATTTAATTACCGCGTCATGGAAGAAGCGCGGGATCTGAAAACGCCGCTTCTGGAGCGGGTCAAATTTCTTTCCATTGTGTCGAGTAATCTGGATGAATTCATGAGCGTGAGAGTGGCAGGCGTCAAGGATCAAATCAAAGCCGGGTTCAATAAAGTCGATTTTTCCGGATACACGCCTGAAAAACTTTTTTCCAGAATCGTCAAGAAAACGAAGCATATGGTAGCCAAGCAATATGCGATCCACAAAGAGGTGATCCGTGAATTGGCGAGGGAAGGAATCCACTTTGTCGATTACGATGAACTCAATTCCACGCAGCAGCGGCAAATGGAAAATTATTATAACGAAATTATTTTTCCCGTTTTGACACCGATGGCGGTGGACCAGAGCCGGCCGTTTCCGCTCGTGCATACGCTGGGCGTGTATTTGGCGATTCTGCTGAAGAAGGATGCCGACAGGAAGGAGGATGAGCCCTATTTTGCGATCGTCCAGGTGCCCTCCATTCTGCCCCGCTTTGTCCAGATCCCGACGCGTTCCAACAGCAAGAAGAAAGAATTTCTGCTGTTGGAGCAAATCATCGAACGGCAAATCGGTTCCCTGTTCAGCGGCTACACCCCGACCGCGGTGCATGCCTTCCGGCTGACCCGCAATGCCGATTTGACACTGAATGAGGAAGGCGCGGAGGACCTTCTCGAGGAAATTGAGAAGGAACTGCGCAACCGAAAATGGGGAATGCCCGTCCGATTGGAAGTCGAGAAAGGGATACATCCGTATTCGCTGGAATTGTTGAAGGAAGAGTTCGAAATTACGGATAATGTGGTGGAAATCAGCGGTCCGCTGGACCTCAGCTTTTTGATGAAGTTTTCGGCGGCGTTGCCGGATTTCGATGCCCTGCGTTATCCGAAGCACCTCCCGGTGTATCCGAGGGAATTCGATGATGCGGACGATTTGTTCGAGGTCTTGAGACAGCGGGATGTTCTGGTCCATCATCCTTACGAGTCGTTTGAGGCGGTAACCGATTTTTTGGAGCAGGCCGCTCATGATCCCGACGTCATGGCGATCAAAATGACGCTTTATCGGGTAAGCGGAAACTCCCGGCTCATCCAGTCGCTGGCGGAGGCCGCGGAGGAAGGCAAGCAGGTGACAGTGGTTGTGGAGCTGAAGGCGCGTTTTGACGAGGAGAGGAACATTGCGTGGGCCAAAAAGCTGGAGAAAGCCGGATGCCACGTTGTGTACGGCTTGGTCGGCCTCAAAACCCATGCCAAAATCATGCTGGTGGTCCGCCAGGAGAACAATTCGCTGCGTCGCTATGTGCACGTCGGCACAGGCAATTACAACGATAACACAGCCAAGCTGTATACCGATTTAGGCTTGTTCACTTCCAATCCCGATATCGGCGAAGACGCGTCCGCCCTGTTCAATGAAATCACCGGGTATTCGTCCCCTTATGATTGGAAAGCGTTCGCCGTCGCGCCCCTGAGTCTGAAGGACAGGCTGTTCGAACGTATTCGCAGGGAGAAGTCAGCCGCTGCCGAAGGCAAGCCGGCCAGGATCATTGCCAAGATGAACTCGCTGTCCAATCAGTGGATGGTCGATGAATTATATGCCGCTTCACAGGCCGGGGTAAAAATTGATCTGATCATCAGAGGCGTCTGCTGTCTGAAGCCGGGTGTCCCGGGATTAAGCGACAACATCAGGGTGATCAGCATTGTGGACCGTTTTCTGGAGCATTCGCGGATTTTTTACTTTGAGAACGAGGGCAAGCCCGAGGTCTGGTTGTCCAGCGCGGATTGGATGACCCGCAATCTGACGCGCAGAATCGAGCTGATGTGTCCGGTGTACGATCCAAGGCTTCGCGGAATGCTGATCAATATTCTCCAAATCAGCCTGCAGGATAACGTGAAAGCGAGACAACTGCAGTCAAGCGGCCTTTATTCTTCTGTCAAAAATGATCTTCCCGAGTACAGAAGCCAGTTTAAATTCATGGAAATTGCCGGCTGGAAAAAAGCTCCGGAGTTTTTTTAG